The Anas platyrhynchos isolate ZD024472 breed Pekin duck chromosome 34, IASCAAS_PekinDuck_T2T, whole genome shotgun sequence genome contains a region encoding:
- the ARHGAP9 gene encoding rho GTPase-activating protein 9 isoform X2, which produces MLAGRWRLEGRRWRRAEQAVVLRALYDYAYCAEDGRRVAMAAGERFLLLRKANEDWWQVRRAGEPRWARPFFVPATYVAELEPGEAGRWDLQPPSLPAAYTGLLSKYHSVENLCGPPSAPPREASGPLRPVGRSVSTSQLAGGALPAPPAPPPSQSQQELLAQGTGVPLPGAGMVTPPIYCNFEELQRAGGQAEPPVPAGAPLQVLGAWERHQDPSTGRCFFYNPQTGVTSWKPPRRHREAASPAAERPRSPAHQSSPDSGGTVSHGVIHGQPRPQHGQEDCAATSLPPPAPAKPPPCSPELPTEVQKAGQLNRTKIAEGGRKLRKSWGVSWVVLAGNSLVFYKEPKGPAPATWCPASSRPESSVDLRGAALDWARHLSSKKNVIHLRTVTGNEFLLQSDHEATIHEWARAIRDVIHRLDLENPMDVPLGWLRHVPSRDLAELSGDEDEAPWVTEGTRSPGTPPAPDSSEKKRVKSRLRRFIIKRPPLQSLQEKGLIRDQVFGCRLEALCQRENTTVPRFVRLCVEAVEERGLDVDGIYRINGNLSVIQKLRFAVDQERAVTSDGRYVFPEQPCQEERFSLEDPEWSDIHVVTGALKLFFRELPEPLVPYELFNPFIEAIKLPDPQEQVQRVAELVQSLPPPNYATLRYLVAHLCRVMEQADVNLMTRQNIGIVFGPTLLRPEREPGSLAVGMAQQNQAVELLLAHFDRIFPTPP; this is translated from the exons ATGCTGGCGGGGAGGTGGCGGCTGGAggggcggcggtggcggcgtgCCGAGCAGGCCGTGGTGCTGCGAGCCCTCTACGACTACGCCTACTGTGCCGAGGACGGGCGGCGAGTGGCCATGGCCGCGGGCGAGCGGTTCCTGCTGCTCCGCAAGGCCAACGAGGACTGGTGGCAGGTGAGGAGGGCCGGGGAGCCCCGCTGGGCTCGGCCTTTCTTCGTCCCCGCCACCTACGTGGCCGAGCTGGAGCCCGGTGAGGCGGGGAGATGGGACCTGCAGCCCCCGAGCCTGCCGGCGGCGTACACGG GCTTGCTGTCCAAGTACCACTCAGTGGAGAACCTGTGTGGCCCCCCCTCTGCCCCTCCCCGGGAGGCCAGCGGACCCCTGCGCCCCGTGGGCCGCAGCGTCAGCACCAGCCAGCTGgcggggggggctctgcccgcccccccagccccgccaccatcccagtcccagcaggagctgctggcccagGGCACTGGG GTGCCCCTGCCCGGAGCTGGCATGGTGACCCCCCCCATCTACTGCAACTTCGAGGAGCTGCAGCGGGCGGGGGGGCAAGCAGAGCCCCCCGTGCCAGCTGGGGCCCCCCTCCAGGTTTTGGGGGCCTGGGAACGTCACCAGGACCCCAGCACCGGTCGCTGCTTCTTCTACAACCCCCAGACGGGCGTGACCTCCTGGAAACCCCCCCGGCGGCACCGAGAAGCAGCG AGCCCCGCTGCGGAGCGCCCCAGGAGCCCGGCACACCAGAGCTCCCCGGACAGCGGCGGCACCGTGAGCCACGGG GTGATCCATGGCCAGCCCCGACCCCAGCACGGCCAGGAGGATTGCGCAGCCACCTcgctgccccccccggcccccgccaaGCCCCCTCCTTGCAGCCCTGAATTACCCACG GAGGTGCAGAAGGCCGGGCAGCTCAACAGGACCAAGATCGCTGAGGGGGGCAGGAAGCTCag GAAGAGCTGGGGGGTCTCCTGGGTGGTCCTGGCCGGGAACAGCCTCGTCTTCTACAAGGAGCCCAAGGGCCCGGCACCCGCCACCTGG tgccctgccagcagccgcCCCGAGAGCAGCGTGGATTTACGAGGGGCTGCGCTGGACTGGGCCCGGCACCTCTCCAGCAAGAAGAATGTCATCCAC CTCCGCACGGTGACGGGTAACGAGTTCCTGCTGCAGTCAGACCACGAGGCCACGATCCACGAGTGGGCCCGGGCTATACGGGATGTAATCCACCGGCTG GACCTGGAGAACCCCATGGATGTGCCTTTGGGGTGGCTGCGCCACGTACCCAGCAGGGACCTGGCGGAGCTCAGCGGGGACGAGGATGAGGCGCCGTGGGTCACCGAGGGGACCAGGTCCCCAG GTACCCCCCCTGCTCCGGACAGCTCGGAGAAGAAGCGGGTGAAGAGCAGGCTGAGGCGCTTCATCATCAAACGGCCCCCGCTCCAGAGCCTGCAGGAGAAGGGGCTCATTCGAG ACCAGGTGTTCGGGTGCCGCCTGGAAGCCCTGTGCCAGCGGGAGAACACCACGGTGCCCCGCTTCGTCCGGCTCTGCGTGGAGGCTGTTGAGGAGCGAG GCCTTGACGTCGATGGGATTTACCGGATCAATGGGAACCTGTCCGTGATCCAGAAGCTGCGCTTTGCCGTCGACCAGG AACGAGCCGTGACCTCGGACGGGCGCTACGTCTTCCCCGAGCAGCCGTGCCAAG AGGAGCGGTTCAGCCTGGAGGACCCCGAGTGGAGCGACATCCACGTGGTGACCGGTGCCCTCAAGCTTTTCTTCCGCGAGCTCCCCGAACCCCTCGTGCCTTACGAGCTCTTCAACCCCTTCATTGAAGCCATCA AGCTGCCGGACCCCCAGGAGCAGGTGCAGCGGGTGGCTGAGCTGGTGCAgagcctgcccccccccaactATGCCACCCTGCGCTACCTCGTGGCCCACCTCTGCCG GGTGATGGAGCAGGCAGACGTCAACCTCATGACGCGCCAGAACATCGGCATCGTGTTCGGGCCAACGCTGCTGCGCCCGGAGCGGGAGCCCggcagcctggccgtgggcatgGCCCAGCAGAACCAGGCGgtggagctgctcctggcacaCTTCGACCGCAtcttccccacccccccttGA
- the ARHGAP9 gene encoding rho GTPase-activating protein 9 isoform X3, with protein MLAGRWRLEGRRWRRAEQAVVLRALYDYAYCAEDGRRVAMAAGERFLLLRKANEDWWQVRRAGEPRWARPFFVPATYVAELEPGEAGRWDLQPPSLPAAYTGLLSKYHSVENLCGPPSAPPREASGPLRPVGRSVSTSQLAGGALPAPPAPPPSQSQQELLAQGTGVPLPGAGMVTPPIYCNFEELQRAGGQAEPPVPAGAPLQVLGAWERHQDPSTGRCFFYNPQTGVTSWKPPRRHREAADQSPAAERPRSPAHQSSPDSGGTVIHGQPRPQHGQEDCAATSLPPPAPAKPPPCSPELPTEVQKAGQLNRTKIAEGGRKLRKSWGVSWVVLAGNSLVFYKEPKGPAPATWCPASSRPESSVDLRGAALDWARHLSSKKNVIHLRTVTGNEFLLQSDHEATIHEWARAIRDVIHRLDLENPMDVPLGWLRHVPSRDLAELSGDEDEAPWVTEGTRSPGTPPAPDSSEKKRVKSRLRRFIIKRPPLQSLQEKGLIRDQVFGCRLEALCQRENTTVPRFVRLCVEAVEERGLDVDGIYRINGNLSVIQKLRFAVDQERAVTSDGRYVFPEQPCQEERFSLEDPEWSDIHVVTGALKLFFRELPEPLVPYELFNPFIEAIKLPDPQEQVQRVAELVQSLPPPNYATLRYLVAHLCRVMEQADVNLMTRQNIGIVFGPTLLRPEREPGSLAVGMAQQNQAVELLLAHFDRIFPTPP; from the exons ATGCTGGCGGGGAGGTGGCGGCTGGAggggcggcggtggcggcgtgCCGAGCAGGCCGTGGTGCTGCGAGCCCTCTACGACTACGCCTACTGTGCCGAGGACGGGCGGCGAGTGGCCATGGCCGCGGGCGAGCGGTTCCTGCTGCTCCGCAAGGCCAACGAGGACTGGTGGCAGGTGAGGAGGGCCGGGGAGCCCCGCTGGGCTCGGCCTTTCTTCGTCCCCGCCACCTACGTGGCCGAGCTGGAGCCCGGTGAGGCGGGGAGATGGGACCTGCAGCCCCCGAGCCTGCCGGCGGCGTACACGG GCTTGCTGTCCAAGTACCACTCAGTGGAGAACCTGTGTGGCCCCCCCTCTGCCCCTCCCCGGGAGGCCAGCGGACCCCTGCGCCCCGTGGGCCGCAGCGTCAGCACCAGCCAGCTGgcggggggggctctgcccgcccccccagccccgccaccatcccagtcccagcaggagctgctggcccagGGCACTGGG GTGCCCCTGCCCGGAGCTGGCATGGTGACCCCCCCCATCTACTGCAACTTCGAGGAGCTGCAGCGGGCGGGGGGGCAAGCAGAGCCCCCCGTGCCAGCTGGGGCCCCCCTCCAGGTTTTGGGGGCCTGGGAACGTCACCAGGACCCCAGCACCGGTCGCTGCTTCTTCTACAACCCCCAGACGGGCGTGACCTCCTGGAAACCCCCCCGGCGGCACCGAGAAGCAGCG GACCAGAGCCCCGCTGCGGAGCGCCCCAGGAGCCCGGCACACCAGAGCTCCCCGGACAGCGGCGGCACC GTGATCCATGGCCAGCCCCGACCCCAGCACGGCCAGGAGGATTGCGCAGCCACCTcgctgccccccccggcccccgccaaGCCCCCTCCTTGCAGCCCTGAATTACCCACG GAGGTGCAGAAGGCCGGGCAGCTCAACAGGACCAAGATCGCTGAGGGGGGCAGGAAGCTCag GAAGAGCTGGGGGGTCTCCTGGGTGGTCCTGGCCGGGAACAGCCTCGTCTTCTACAAGGAGCCCAAGGGCCCGGCACCCGCCACCTGG tgccctgccagcagccgcCCCGAGAGCAGCGTGGATTTACGAGGGGCTGCGCTGGACTGGGCCCGGCACCTCTCCAGCAAGAAGAATGTCATCCAC CTCCGCACGGTGACGGGTAACGAGTTCCTGCTGCAGTCAGACCACGAGGCCACGATCCACGAGTGGGCCCGGGCTATACGGGATGTAATCCACCGGCTG GACCTGGAGAACCCCATGGATGTGCCTTTGGGGTGGCTGCGCCACGTACCCAGCAGGGACCTGGCGGAGCTCAGCGGGGACGAGGATGAGGCGCCGTGGGTCACCGAGGGGACCAGGTCCCCAG GTACCCCCCCTGCTCCGGACAGCTCGGAGAAGAAGCGGGTGAAGAGCAGGCTGAGGCGCTTCATCATCAAACGGCCCCCGCTCCAGAGCCTGCAGGAGAAGGGGCTCATTCGAG ACCAGGTGTTCGGGTGCCGCCTGGAAGCCCTGTGCCAGCGGGAGAACACCACGGTGCCCCGCTTCGTCCGGCTCTGCGTGGAGGCTGTTGAGGAGCGAG GCCTTGACGTCGATGGGATTTACCGGATCAATGGGAACCTGTCCGTGATCCAGAAGCTGCGCTTTGCCGTCGACCAGG AACGAGCCGTGACCTCGGACGGGCGCTACGTCTTCCCCGAGCAGCCGTGCCAAG AGGAGCGGTTCAGCCTGGAGGACCCCGAGTGGAGCGACATCCACGTGGTGACCGGTGCCCTCAAGCTTTTCTTCCGCGAGCTCCCCGAACCCCTCGTGCCTTACGAGCTCTTCAACCCCTTCATTGAAGCCATCA AGCTGCCGGACCCCCAGGAGCAGGTGCAGCGGGTGGCTGAGCTGGTGCAgagcctgcccccccccaactATGCCACCCTGCGCTACCTCGTGGCCCACCTCTGCCG GGTGATGGAGCAGGCAGACGTCAACCTCATGACGCGCCAGAACATCGGCATCGTGTTCGGGCCAACGCTGCTGCGCCCGGAGCGGGAGCCCggcagcctggccgtgggcatgGCCCAGCAGAACCAGGCGgtggagctgctcctggcacaCTTCGACCGCAtcttccccacccccccttGA
- the ARHGAP9 gene encoding rho GTPase-activating protein 9 isoform X1 has protein sequence MLAGRWRLEGRRWRRAEQAVVLRALYDYAYCAEDGRRVAMAAGERFLLLRKANEDWWQVRRAGEPRWARPFFVPATYVAELEPGEAGRWDLQPPSLPAAYTGLLSKYHSVENLCGPPSAPPREASGPLRPVGRSVSTSQLAGGALPAPPAPPPSQSQQELLAQGTGVPLPGAGMVTPPIYCNFEELQRAGGQAEPPVPAGAPLQVLGAWERHQDPSTGRCFFYNPQTGVTSWKPPRRHREAADQSPAAERPRSPAHQSSPDSGGTVSHGVIHGQPRPQHGQEDCAATSLPPPAPAKPPPCSPELPTEVQKAGQLNRTKIAEGGRKLRKSWGVSWVVLAGNSLVFYKEPKGPAPATWCPASSRPESSVDLRGAALDWARHLSSKKNVIHLRTVTGNEFLLQSDHEATIHEWARAIRDVIHRLDLENPMDVPLGWLRHVPSRDLAELSGDEDEAPWVTEGTRSPGTPPAPDSSEKKRVKSRLRRFIIKRPPLQSLQEKGLIRDQVFGCRLEALCQRENTTVPRFVRLCVEAVEERGLDVDGIYRINGNLSVIQKLRFAVDQERAVTSDGRYVFPEQPCQEERFSLEDPEWSDIHVVTGALKLFFRELPEPLVPYELFNPFIEAIKLPDPQEQVQRVAELVQSLPPPNYATLRYLVAHLCRVMEQADVNLMTRQNIGIVFGPTLLRPEREPGSLAVGMAQQNQAVELLLAHFDRIFPTPP, from the exons ATGCTGGCGGGGAGGTGGCGGCTGGAggggcggcggtggcggcgtgCCGAGCAGGCCGTGGTGCTGCGAGCCCTCTACGACTACGCCTACTGTGCCGAGGACGGGCGGCGAGTGGCCATGGCCGCGGGCGAGCGGTTCCTGCTGCTCCGCAAGGCCAACGAGGACTGGTGGCAGGTGAGGAGGGCCGGGGAGCCCCGCTGGGCTCGGCCTTTCTTCGTCCCCGCCACCTACGTGGCCGAGCTGGAGCCCGGTGAGGCGGGGAGATGGGACCTGCAGCCCCCGAGCCTGCCGGCGGCGTACACGG GCTTGCTGTCCAAGTACCACTCAGTGGAGAACCTGTGTGGCCCCCCCTCTGCCCCTCCCCGGGAGGCCAGCGGACCCCTGCGCCCCGTGGGCCGCAGCGTCAGCACCAGCCAGCTGgcggggggggctctgcccgcccccccagccccgccaccatcccagtcccagcaggagctgctggcccagGGCACTGGG GTGCCCCTGCCCGGAGCTGGCATGGTGACCCCCCCCATCTACTGCAACTTCGAGGAGCTGCAGCGGGCGGGGGGGCAAGCAGAGCCCCCCGTGCCAGCTGGGGCCCCCCTCCAGGTTTTGGGGGCCTGGGAACGTCACCAGGACCCCAGCACCGGTCGCTGCTTCTTCTACAACCCCCAGACGGGCGTGACCTCCTGGAAACCCCCCCGGCGGCACCGAGAAGCAGCG GACCAGAGCCCCGCTGCGGAGCGCCCCAGGAGCCCGGCACACCAGAGCTCCCCGGACAGCGGCGGCACCGTGAGCCACGGG GTGATCCATGGCCAGCCCCGACCCCAGCACGGCCAGGAGGATTGCGCAGCCACCTcgctgccccccccggcccccgccaaGCCCCCTCCTTGCAGCCCTGAATTACCCACG GAGGTGCAGAAGGCCGGGCAGCTCAACAGGACCAAGATCGCTGAGGGGGGCAGGAAGCTCag GAAGAGCTGGGGGGTCTCCTGGGTGGTCCTGGCCGGGAACAGCCTCGTCTTCTACAAGGAGCCCAAGGGCCCGGCACCCGCCACCTGG tgccctgccagcagccgcCCCGAGAGCAGCGTGGATTTACGAGGGGCTGCGCTGGACTGGGCCCGGCACCTCTCCAGCAAGAAGAATGTCATCCAC CTCCGCACGGTGACGGGTAACGAGTTCCTGCTGCAGTCAGACCACGAGGCCACGATCCACGAGTGGGCCCGGGCTATACGGGATGTAATCCACCGGCTG GACCTGGAGAACCCCATGGATGTGCCTTTGGGGTGGCTGCGCCACGTACCCAGCAGGGACCTGGCGGAGCTCAGCGGGGACGAGGATGAGGCGCCGTGGGTCACCGAGGGGACCAGGTCCCCAG GTACCCCCCCTGCTCCGGACAGCTCGGAGAAGAAGCGGGTGAAGAGCAGGCTGAGGCGCTTCATCATCAAACGGCCCCCGCTCCAGAGCCTGCAGGAGAAGGGGCTCATTCGAG ACCAGGTGTTCGGGTGCCGCCTGGAAGCCCTGTGCCAGCGGGAGAACACCACGGTGCCCCGCTTCGTCCGGCTCTGCGTGGAGGCTGTTGAGGAGCGAG GCCTTGACGTCGATGGGATTTACCGGATCAATGGGAACCTGTCCGTGATCCAGAAGCTGCGCTTTGCCGTCGACCAGG AACGAGCCGTGACCTCGGACGGGCGCTACGTCTTCCCCGAGCAGCCGTGCCAAG AGGAGCGGTTCAGCCTGGAGGACCCCGAGTGGAGCGACATCCACGTGGTGACCGGTGCCCTCAAGCTTTTCTTCCGCGAGCTCCCCGAACCCCTCGTGCCTTACGAGCTCTTCAACCCCTTCATTGAAGCCATCA AGCTGCCGGACCCCCAGGAGCAGGTGCAGCGGGTGGCTGAGCTGGTGCAgagcctgcccccccccaactATGCCACCCTGCGCTACCTCGTGGCCCACCTCTGCCG GGTGATGGAGCAGGCAGACGTCAACCTCATGACGCGCCAGAACATCGGCATCGTGTTCGGGCCAACGCTGCTGCGCCCGGAGCGGGAGCCCggcagcctggccgtgggcatgGCCCAGCAGAACCAGGCGgtggagctgctcctggcacaCTTCGACCGCAtcttccccacccccccttGA
- the ARHGAP9 gene encoding rho GTPase-activating protein 9 isoform X4 — MLAGRWRLEGRRWRRAEQAVVLRALYDYAYCAEDGRRVAMAAGERFLLLRKANEDWWQVRRAGEPRWARPFFVPATYVAELEPGEAGRWDLQPPSLPAAYTGLLSKYHSVENLCGPPSAPPREASGPLRPVGRSVSTSQLAGGALPAPPAPPPSQSQQELLAQGTGVPLPGAGMVTPPIYCNFEELQRAGGQAEPPVPAGAPLQVLGAWERHQDPSTGRCFFYNPQTGVTSWKPPRRHREAASPAAERPRSPAHQSSPDSGGTVIHGQPRPQHGQEDCAATSLPPPAPAKPPPCSPELPTEVQKAGQLNRTKIAEGGRKLRKSWGVSWVVLAGNSLVFYKEPKGPAPATWCPASSRPESSVDLRGAALDWARHLSSKKNVIHLRTVTGNEFLLQSDHEATIHEWARAIRDVIHRLDLENPMDVPLGWLRHVPSRDLAELSGDEDEAPWVTEGTRSPGTPPAPDSSEKKRVKSRLRRFIIKRPPLQSLQEKGLIRDQVFGCRLEALCQRENTTVPRFVRLCVEAVEERGLDVDGIYRINGNLSVIQKLRFAVDQERAVTSDGRYVFPEQPCQEERFSLEDPEWSDIHVVTGALKLFFRELPEPLVPYELFNPFIEAIKLPDPQEQVQRVAELVQSLPPPNYATLRYLVAHLCRVMEQADVNLMTRQNIGIVFGPTLLRPEREPGSLAVGMAQQNQAVELLLAHFDRIFPTPP; from the exons ATGCTGGCGGGGAGGTGGCGGCTGGAggggcggcggtggcggcgtgCCGAGCAGGCCGTGGTGCTGCGAGCCCTCTACGACTACGCCTACTGTGCCGAGGACGGGCGGCGAGTGGCCATGGCCGCGGGCGAGCGGTTCCTGCTGCTCCGCAAGGCCAACGAGGACTGGTGGCAGGTGAGGAGGGCCGGGGAGCCCCGCTGGGCTCGGCCTTTCTTCGTCCCCGCCACCTACGTGGCCGAGCTGGAGCCCGGTGAGGCGGGGAGATGGGACCTGCAGCCCCCGAGCCTGCCGGCGGCGTACACGG GCTTGCTGTCCAAGTACCACTCAGTGGAGAACCTGTGTGGCCCCCCCTCTGCCCCTCCCCGGGAGGCCAGCGGACCCCTGCGCCCCGTGGGCCGCAGCGTCAGCACCAGCCAGCTGgcggggggggctctgcccgcccccccagccccgccaccatcccagtcccagcaggagctgctggcccagGGCACTGGG GTGCCCCTGCCCGGAGCTGGCATGGTGACCCCCCCCATCTACTGCAACTTCGAGGAGCTGCAGCGGGCGGGGGGGCAAGCAGAGCCCCCCGTGCCAGCTGGGGCCCCCCTCCAGGTTTTGGGGGCCTGGGAACGTCACCAGGACCCCAGCACCGGTCGCTGCTTCTTCTACAACCCCCAGACGGGCGTGACCTCCTGGAAACCCCCCCGGCGGCACCGAGAAGCAGCG AGCCCCGCTGCGGAGCGCCCCAGGAGCCCGGCACACCAGAGCTCCCCGGACAGCGGCGGCACC GTGATCCATGGCCAGCCCCGACCCCAGCACGGCCAGGAGGATTGCGCAGCCACCTcgctgccccccccggcccccgccaaGCCCCCTCCTTGCAGCCCTGAATTACCCACG GAGGTGCAGAAGGCCGGGCAGCTCAACAGGACCAAGATCGCTGAGGGGGGCAGGAAGCTCag GAAGAGCTGGGGGGTCTCCTGGGTGGTCCTGGCCGGGAACAGCCTCGTCTTCTACAAGGAGCCCAAGGGCCCGGCACCCGCCACCTGG tgccctgccagcagccgcCCCGAGAGCAGCGTGGATTTACGAGGGGCTGCGCTGGACTGGGCCCGGCACCTCTCCAGCAAGAAGAATGTCATCCAC CTCCGCACGGTGACGGGTAACGAGTTCCTGCTGCAGTCAGACCACGAGGCCACGATCCACGAGTGGGCCCGGGCTATACGGGATGTAATCCACCGGCTG GACCTGGAGAACCCCATGGATGTGCCTTTGGGGTGGCTGCGCCACGTACCCAGCAGGGACCTGGCGGAGCTCAGCGGGGACGAGGATGAGGCGCCGTGGGTCACCGAGGGGACCAGGTCCCCAG GTACCCCCCCTGCTCCGGACAGCTCGGAGAAGAAGCGGGTGAAGAGCAGGCTGAGGCGCTTCATCATCAAACGGCCCCCGCTCCAGAGCCTGCAGGAGAAGGGGCTCATTCGAG ACCAGGTGTTCGGGTGCCGCCTGGAAGCCCTGTGCCAGCGGGAGAACACCACGGTGCCCCGCTTCGTCCGGCTCTGCGTGGAGGCTGTTGAGGAGCGAG GCCTTGACGTCGATGGGATTTACCGGATCAATGGGAACCTGTCCGTGATCCAGAAGCTGCGCTTTGCCGTCGACCAGG AACGAGCCGTGACCTCGGACGGGCGCTACGTCTTCCCCGAGCAGCCGTGCCAAG AGGAGCGGTTCAGCCTGGAGGACCCCGAGTGGAGCGACATCCACGTGGTGACCGGTGCCCTCAAGCTTTTCTTCCGCGAGCTCCCCGAACCCCTCGTGCCTTACGAGCTCTTCAACCCCTTCATTGAAGCCATCA AGCTGCCGGACCCCCAGGAGCAGGTGCAGCGGGTGGCTGAGCTGGTGCAgagcctgcccccccccaactATGCCACCCTGCGCTACCTCGTGGCCCACCTCTGCCG GGTGATGGAGCAGGCAGACGTCAACCTCATGACGCGCCAGAACATCGGCATCGTGTTCGGGCCAACGCTGCTGCGCCCGGAGCGGGAGCCCggcagcctggccgtgggcatgGCCCAGCAGAACCAGGCGgtggagctgctcctggcacaCTTCGACCGCAtcttccccacccccccttGA
- the ARHGAP9 gene encoding rho GTPase-activating protein 9 isoform X5: MVTPPIYCNFEELQRAGGQAEPPVPAGAPLQVLGAWERHQDPSTGRCFFYNPQTGVTSWKPPRRHREAADQSPAAERPRSPAHQSSPDSGGTVSHGVIHGQPRPQHGQEDCAATSLPPPAPAKPPPCSPELPTEVQKAGQLNRTKIAEGGRKLRKSWGVSWVVLAGNSLVFYKEPKGPAPATWCPASSRPESSVDLRGAALDWARHLSSKKNVIHLRTVTGNEFLLQSDHEATIHEWARAIRDVIHRLDLENPMDVPLGWLRHVPSRDLAELSGDEDEAPWVTEGTRSPGTPPAPDSSEKKRVKSRLRRFIIKRPPLQSLQEKGLIRDQVFGCRLEALCQRENTTVPRFVRLCVEAVEERGLDVDGIYRINGNLSVIQKLRFAVDQERAVTSDGRYVFPEQPCQEERFSLEDPEWSDIHVVTGALKLFFRELPEPLVPYELFNPFIEAIKLPDPQEQVQRVAELVQSLPPPNYATLRYLVAHLCRVMEQADVNLMTRQNIGIVFGPTLLRPEREPGSLAVGMAQQNQAVELLLAHFDRIFPTPP, from the exons ATGGTGACCCCCCCCATCTACTGCAACTTCGAGGAGCTGCAGCGGGCGGGGGGGCAAGCAGAGCCCCCCGTGCCAGCTGGGGCCCCCCTCCAGGTTTTGGGGGCCTGGGAACGTCACCAGGACCCCAGCACCGGTCGCTGCTTCTTCTACAACCCCCAGACGGGCGTGACCTCCTGGAAACCCCCCCGGCGGCACCGAGAAGCAGCG GACCAGAGCCCCGCTGCGGAGCGCCCCAGGAGCCCGGCACACCAGAGCTCCCCGGACAGCGGCGGCACCGTGAGCCACGGG GTGATCCATGGCCAGCCCCGACCCCAGCACGGCCAGGAGGATTGCGCAGCCACCTcgctgccccccccggcccccgccaaGCCCCCTCCTTGCAGCCCTGAATTACCCACG GAGGTGCAGAAGGCCGGGCAGCTCAACAGGACCAAGATCGCTGAGGGGGGCAGGAAGCTCag GAAGAGCTGGGGGGTCTCCTGGGTGGTCCTGGCCGGGAACAGCCTCGTCTTCTACAAGGAGCCCAAGGGCCCGGCACCCGCCACCTGG tgccctgccagcagccgcCCCGAGAGCAGCGTGGATTTACGAGGGGCTGCGCTGGACTGGGCCCGGCACCTCTCCAGCAAGAAGAATGTCATCCAC CTCCGCACGGTGACGGGTAACGAGTTCCTGCTGCAGTCAGACCACGAGGCCACGATCCACGAGTGGGCCCGGGCTATACGGGATGTAATCCACCGGCTG GACCTGGAGAACCCCATGGATGTGCCTTTGGGGTGGCTGCGCCACGTACCCAGCAGGGACCTGGCGGAGCTCAGCGGGGACGAGGATGAGGCGCCGTGGGTCACCGAGGGGACCAGGTCCCCAG GTACCCCCCCTGCTCCGGACAGCTCGGAGAAGAAGCGGGTGAAGAGCAGGCTGAGGCGCTTCATCATCAAACGGCCCCCGCTCCAGAGCCTGCAGGAGAAGGGGCTCATTCGAG ACCAGGTGTTCGGGTGCCGCCTGGAAGCCCTGTGCCAGCGGGAGAACACCACGGTGCCCCGCTTCGTCCGGCTCTGCGTGGAGGCTGTTGAGGAGCGAG GCCTTGACGTCGATGGGATTTACCGGATCAATGGGAACCTGTCCGTGATCCAGAAGCTGCGCTTTGCCGTCGACCAGG AACGAGCCGTGACCTCGGACGGGCGCTACGTCTTCCCCGAGCAGCCGTGCCAAG AGGAGCGGTTCAGCCTGGAGGACCCCGAGTGGAGCGACATCCACGTGGTGACCGGTGCCCTCAAGCTTTTCTTCCGCGAGCTCCCCGAACCCCTCGTGCCTTACGAGCTCTTCAACCCCTTCATTGAAGCCATCA AGCTGCCGGACCCCCAGGAGCAGGTGCAGCGGGTGGCTGAGCTGGTGCAgagcctgcccccccccaactATGCCACCCTGCGCTACCTCGTGGCCCACCTCTGCCG GGTGATGGAGCAGGCAGACGTCAACCTCATGACGCGCCAGAACATCGGCATCGTGTTCGGGCCAACGCTGCTGCGCCCGGAGCGGGAGCCCggcagcctggccgtgggcatgGCCCAGCAGAACCAGGCGgtggagctgctcctggcacaCTTCGACCGCAtcttccccacccccccttGA